Proteins found in one Natronococcus occultus SP4 genomic segment:
- a CDS encoding cobaltochelatase subunit CobN — protein MARIGIYTATENELGSIGRAAKRLEDVELVVRSESDLAEEAAIEAFVEELRGADAAIFWLHGAEDSMPGYDYATGTLEDAKVPLIVKATGDAFALEDTTVAGEHRERVCEYLDRGGTINVENCCRFLASEYGDRELAYEEPTELPTEGVYHPNHPGIGYEELRETHDPGKPTVAVWFYESHWTHENTRYVDAQVRALEEQGANALPIFCNPATDTDEQEDAEWVTENWLLDDANEPVVDAVLSSFMFSLSMDERGRSASGEGWNPSGSRTQSGDEEGQSAEDVFLDRLGVPVLQTVTTMRSRSRYESSDTGVMGFELALSVALPEFDGNVITHPISGKERTDDEAGVGSAPKHHFPIADRIDHATRLAVNWAQLRHTPNEEKRIAVVLHNYPPSDDGIGTAFGLDSPESTVNLLEELDARGYDLDGELPEDGQTLVEKLTSQLTLEDRWVAPEDVRELSVDVVSPDTYADWFASADERFQEHVREEWGEAPERPFAIPGVEFGNVLVTVQPPRGFGMDPSKVYHDSDLQPPHDYYAFYGWLRNAFEADAVVHLGTHGSLEWLPGKTVGLNGASAPDQLIDDLPNVYPYIVNNPGEGTQAKRRSYAAIVDYLTPVMRAAGTYDELAELEELANQYREAGMEDARADNGEHLEALLREHVDELDLAIELGISGTIDEKVDVRGPDEAGSTLAEGEVEGSAEQSSADHSSGQSPREDDTVDVDVLVEQIHEYLTDVKSTQIRLGLHTMSEPPADERLVEYLVALTRLENPGAPSLRESVAGVLGVDYERMLNAPGEYDDELGMTYAEAADEVRETSLELVATLAEHEFDVPKSERDGGPDDEVNMNLLVVDLETIGDARATSGAHDDLREVLAYICEEAQPRVQGAEDEIPRTADALSGEYVPPGGSGAPTRGGVDLLPTARNFYTLDPRKIPAKPAWQVGREVAEGVLDRHRSESGAYPEEIGVVAWGTPTVRTRGETIAQVLAMMGVEPIWTDAGRIDDVEPIPLEELDRPRIDVTTRVSGLFRDAFPAAAGVIHDAVDAVVDLDEPHEMNYVKKHVEEEQAELEQDAGLDESEAREAATHRVFTTKPGGYGAGTNKAVDEGNWDDRSDLADVYVQWGGYAMGSRGRVSDAHDAFERRLSSVDATVKIEDTMEQDEFDSSDWYAFHGGFISAVSEIAGEEPASYVGDSSDPDNVDVYTNEEKVRKAMRSRVLNPEWLESMEEHGYKGAGDLSTTVDVTLGWDATTGVVSDTLWTAVAEKFAFDEDRQEWMRDVNPWALESITETLLEAIERDLWDADEETVDRLRDLNLDVEGDLEARTTNEVVGAEVSDDD, from the coding sequence ATGGCACGAATCGGGATCTACACCGCGACGGAGAACGAGCTCGGATCGATCGGACGTGCAGCGAAGCGTCTCGAGGACGTCGAACTGGTCGTTCGCTCGGAGAGCGACCTCGCCGAGGAGGCTGCGATTGAGGCGTTCGTGGAGGAACTGCGCGGCGCCGACGCGGCGATCTTCTGGCTGCACGGCGCCGAGGACAGCATGCCGGGCTACGACTACGCGACGGGTACGCTCGAGGACGCGAAGGTTCCGCTGATCGTGAAAGCGACGGGCGACGCCTTCGCTCTCGAGGATACGACGGTCGCCGGCGAGCACCGCGAGCGGGTCTGTGAGTACCTCGACCGGGGCGGGACGATCAACGTCGAGAACTGCTGTCGGTTCCTCGCGAGCGAGTACGGCGACCGCGAGCTCGCCTACGAGGAGCCGACCGAGCTCCCAACCGAGGGAGTGTACCACCCTAACCATCCGGGAATCGGCTACGAGGAGCTGCGCGAGACCCACGATCCGGGGAAGCCGACCGTCGCGGTCTGGTTCTACGAATCGCACTGGACCCACGAGAACACCCGCTACGTCGACGCGCAGGTTCGGGCGCTCGAGGAGCAGGGGGCGAACGCCTTGCCGATCTTCTGCAACCCGGCGACGGATACGGACGAGCAGGAAGACGCGGAGTGGGTAACCGAAAACTGGCTCCTGGACGACGCGAACGAACCCGTCGTCGACGCCGTGCTCTCCTCGTTTATGTTCTCGCTGTCGATGGACGAGCGCGGCCGCAGTGCGAGCGGGGAGGGATGGAATCCCTCTGGCAGCCGGACGCAGTCCGGCGACGAGGAGGGCCAGAGCGCCGAGGACGTCTTCCTCGATCGCCTCGGCGTTCCGGTCCTGCAGACGGTCACCACGATGCGCTCCAGATCGCGCTACGAATCCAGCGATACGGGCGTGATGGGGTTCGAGCTCGCACTCTCGGTCGCCTTACCGGAGTTCGACGGGAACGTGATCACCCACCCCATCTCGGGGAAAGAACGTACCGACGACGAGGCCGGGGTCGGGTCGGCGCCGAAACACCACTTCCCGATCGCGGACCGGATCGACCACGCCACGCGGCTGGCGGTCAACTGGGCCCAACTCCGGCACACGCCCAACGAGGAGAAGCGGATCGCCGTCGTGCTGCACAATTACCCGCCGAGCGATGACGGGATCGGTACGGCGTTCGGACTCGACAGCCCCGAATCGACGGTCAACCTGCTCGAGGAACTCGACGCCAGGGGTTACGATCTGGACGGCGAGCTGCCCGAGGACGGGCAGACGCTGGTCGAGAAACTGACCTCGCAGCTGACCCTCGAGGACCGCTGGGTCGCCCCCGAGGACGTCCGCGAGCTCTCGGTCGACGTGGTCTCGCCGGATACCTACGCGGACTGGTTTGCCAGCGCCGACGAGCGGTTTCAGGAGCACGTCCGCGAGGAGTGGGGCGAGGCTCCGGAGCGGCCGTTCGCGATTCCCGGCGTGGAGTTCGGCAACGTCCTCGTCACGGTCCAGCCCCCGCGTGGATTCGGGATGGACCCCTCGAAGGTGTACCACGACTCCGATCTGCAGCCGCCCCACGACTACTACGCGTTCTACGGCTGGCTGCGCAACGCGTTCGAGGCCGACGCCGTCGTTCACCTTGGCACCCACGGCAGCCTCGAGTGGCTCCCCGGCAAGACGGTCGGGCTGAACGGTGCCAGCGCGCCCGACCAGCTGATCGACGACCTGCCGAACGTCTATCCCTACATCGTCAACAACCCCGGCGAGGGCACACAGGCGAAACGACGGTCGTACGCGGCGATCGTCGACTACCTCACGCCCGTCATGCGGGCCGCCGGAACGTACGACGAGCTGGCCGAGCTCGAGGAGCTCGCGAACCAGTACCGCGAGGCCGGGATGGAAGACGCCCGCGCGGACAACGGCGAGCACCTCGAGGCGCTGCTCCGGGAGCACGTCGACGAGCTGGATCTCGCGATCGAACTCGGCATTTCAGGGACGATCGACGAGAAAGTCGACGTCCGCGGCCCCGACGAGGCCGGCTCGACGCTCGCCGAGGGCGAGGTCGAGGGTAGCGCGGAGCAAAGCTCCGCGGACCATTCGAGCGGGCAAAGCCCGCGAGAAGACGACACCGTCGACGTCGACGTCCTCGTCGAGCAGATCCACGAGTATCTCACCGACGTCAAGTCGACCCAGATCCGGCTTGGGCTACACACCATGTCCGAGCCGCCCGCGGACGAACGGCTCGTCGAGTACCTCGTCGCGCTCACCCGCCTCGAGAACCCCGGCGCGCCGAGCCTCCGGGAGAGCGTCGCGGGCGTCCTCGGGGTGGACTACGAACGGATGCTGAACGCGCCCGGCGAGTACGACGACGAGCTGGGCATGACCTACGCCGAGGCCGCCGACGAGGTGCGGGAGACGAGCCTCGAGCTGGTCGCGACGCTGGCCGAGCACGAGTTCGACGTCCCGAAGTCGGAGCGGGATGGGGGTCCGGATGATGAGGTCAACATGAACCTCCTCGTCGTCGACCTCGAGACGATCGGCGACGCCCGCGCGACGTCGGGCGCCCACGACGATCTCCGCGAGGTGTTGGCCTACATCTGCGAGGAGGCCCAGCCCCGGGTCCAGGGTGCCGAGGACGAGATTCCTCGCACTGCTGACGCCCTCTCGGGCGAGTACGTGCCTCCGGGCGGCTCGGGTGCGCCGACCCGCGGCGGCGTCGACCTGCTGCCGACGGCGCGGAACTTCTATACGCTTGACCCACGGAAGATACCCGCCAAACCGGCCTGGCAGGTCGGGCGGGAGGTCGCGGAGGGGGTGCTCGATCGCCACCGGTCCGAGAGCGGCGCGTACCCCGAGGAGATCGGCGTCGTCGCCTGGGGAACCCCCACCGTTCGAACTCGCGGCGAGACCATCGCCCAGGTGCTCGCGATGATGGGCGTCGAACCCATCTGGACCGACGCGGGTCGGATCGACGACGTCGAGCCGATCCCCCTCGAGGAGCTCGACAGGCCGCGGATCGACGTGACGACGCGGGTCTCGGGTCTGTTCCGGGACGCCTTCCCCGCCGCGGCGGGGGTCATCCACGACGCCGTCGACGCCGTCGTCGACCTCGACGAGCCTCACGAGATGAACTACGTCAAGAAGCACGTCGAGGAGGAGCAGGCGGAGCTCGAACAGGACGCAGGGCTCGACGAGTCCGAGGCCCGGGAGGCTGCAACACATCGCGTGTTCACGACCAAGCCCGGCGGCTACGGCGCCGGGACGAACAAGGCCGTCGACGAGGGCAACTGGGACGACCGATCCGACCTCGCCGACGTCTACGTCCAGTGGGGCGGCTACGCCATGGGCTCTCGAGGACGCGTCTCCGACGCCCACGACGCCTTCGAACGCCGCCTCTCGAGCGTCGACGCGACGGTCAAGATCGAGGACACGATGGAGCAAGACGAGTTCGACTCCTCGGACTGGTACGCCTTCCACGGCGGCTTCATCTCGGCGGTGAGCGAGATCGCCGGCGAGGAGCCCGCCTCCTACGTCGGCGACTCCTCGGATCCCGACAACGTCGACGTCTACACCAATGAGGAGAAGGTCCGCAAGGCGATGCGCTCGCGGGTGCTGAACCCCGAGTGGCTCGAGTCGATGGAGGAGCACGGCTACAAGGGTGCGGGCGACCTCTCGACGACGGTCGACGTGACGCTGGGCTGGGACGCGACGACGGGCGTCGTCTCGGACACGCTTTGGACGGCGGTCGCCGAGAAGTTCGCCTTCGACGAGGATCGCCAGGAATGGATGCGCGACGTCAACCCGTGGGCCCTCGAGTCGATCACCGAGACGCTCCTCGAGGCGATCGAACGGGACCTCTGGGACGCCGACGAGGAGACCGTCGACCGCCTGCGCGACCTGAACCTCGACGTCGAGGGCGACCTCGAGGCCCGCACGACCAACGAAGTCGTCGGCGCGGAGGTGTCCGACGATGACTGA